A genome region from Megalobrama amblycephala isolate DHTTF-2021 linkage group LG16, ASM1881202v1, whole genome shotgun sequence includes the following:
- the LOC125249160 gene encoding putative gustatory receptor clone PTE03 yields the protein MENGTYFYFILFENLGSIKYAFFTLGFIFYCAVIYFNVIIILVIFLEKTLHQPMYILISCLSINSVYGTAGFFPRLLTDLLYDTHRISYEACLIQSFVIYSYAAFELTILMLMAFDRFVAISKPLHYNNIITTRLLTFLIVIAWLYPITFVGISGLLTARLTICGNKLLRVYCHNYEIVKLSCVNNTVNNIYGLTVTITIICIPLSFIIYTYVRIIIICQRSTREFRNKAYQTCIPHIVILLNFSVALFCELTLSRFVNGELPIALNVVISLAFIIVPPIVNPIVYGLNFPDIRKKIRHLVKASK from the coding sequence ATGGAGAATGGAACATACTTTTACTTCATATTGTTTGAAAATCTTGGGAGCATAAAATATGCTTTTTTCACTTTGGGGTTTATTTTTTACTGTGCTGtcatatactttaatgtcattattATTCTTGTAATATTTCTGGAAAAGACATTGCACCAGCCCATGTACATTCTGATTTCATGCTTGTCCATCAACTCTGTATATGGTACAGCTGGCTTTTTCCCAAGGTTACTGACAGACCTGCTCTATGATACACATAGAATCTCCTATGAAGCATGTCTCATACAGAgttttgtcatttactcataTGCAGCTTTTGAGCTTACAATATTAATGCTAATGGCATTTGATAGGTTTGTTGCAATCAGCAAACCTTTGCATTACaacaacataattaccacacGGTTACTaacttttttaatagttatAGCATGGCTTTATCCAATCACTTTTGTTGGTATTAGTGGTCTTTTGACTGCCAGGCTGACAATCTGTGGTAACAAATTGTTAAGGGTGTACTGCCACAACTATGAAATTGTCAAACTCTCATGTGTAAACAATACTGTTAATAACATTTATGGCCTGACTGTAACGATCACAATCATTTGTATCCCTTTGAGTTTTATAATATATACCTATGTCAGAATTATTATAATTTGTCAAAGAAGCACACGAGAGTTCAGGAACAAAGCATATCAAACTTGTATTCCACACATAGTGATCCTTTTAAATTTCTCAGTTGCTCTTTTTTGTGAGCTCACTTTGAGTCGATTTGTGAATGGGGAACTTCCTATAGCACTGAATGTTGTCATTTCACTTGCATTCATCATTGTACCACCCATTGTAAACCCTATTGTTTATGGTCTAAACTTTCCTGATATCCGCAAAAAAATTAGACATCTTGTAAAAGCCTCCAAATAA